A genomic segment from Caldisalinibacter kiritimatiensis encodes:
- the aroC gene encoding chorismate synthase, translating into MLRFLSGGESHGKCLVGIIEGLPSNLEIDINKINKELSRRQKGYGRGGRMKIEKDKVEILSGIRGGKTIGSPVSLLIKNRDWENWKEVMSIIDNIDNDKKVNSPRPGHGDLAGAVKYNQTDIRNILERASARETAMRVAIGSIAKQLLKKFDIYIYSHVLEIGNVRINARKVSIEQLQKIDESPLRVIDKETENKIIKKIDEAKKQGDTLGGIFELIAVNVPIGLGSHVNWDRKLDGIIAQAIMSIQGIKGVEIGLGFESSRTLGSQVHDEIYYNGQYYRKTNNAGGIEAGITNGNNIVVRAAMKPIPTLSRPLDSVDMITKQNTKAQKERSDVCAVPSASIVGENVLAWVLAKEFVNKFGGDSIEEMLSNYKRYIQYVDKR; encoded by the coding sequence ATGCTTCGATTTTTAAGTGGTGGTGAATCCCATGGAAAATGTCTAGTAGGAATAATTGAGGGCTTACCATCTAATTTAGAAATTGATATAAACAAAATAAATAAAGAACTGAGTAGACGGCAAAAGGGCTACGGTAGAGGCGGAAGGATGAAGATAGAGAAAGATAAAGTTGAGATATTATCGGGAATAAGAGGTGGTAAGACTATAGGTAGTCCTGTATCATTGTTAATAAAAAATAGAGATTGGGAAAATTGGAAAGAAGTAATGAGTATAATAGATAATATAGATAATGATAAAAAGGTAAATAGTCCAAGACCAGGGCATGGTGATTTAGCAGGAGCTGTAAAATATAACCAAACTGACATTAGAAACATTTTAGAAAGGGCTAGTGCAAGAGAAACAGCTATGAGGGTTGCCATAGGAAGTATAGCTAAACAACTATTAAAGAAATTTGATATTTATATATATAGCCATGTTTTAGAAATAGGAAATGTTAGAATAAATGCTAGGAAAGTGTCAATAGAACAATTACAAAAAATTGATGAATCACCTTTAAGAGTAATTGACAAAGAAACAGAAAACAAAATTATAAAGAAAATTGATGAAGCAAAAAAGCAAGGAGATACACTGGGAGGGATATTTGAATTAATAGCAGTAAATGTTCCAATAGGACTTGGAAGCCATGTGAATTGGGATAGAAAACTAGATGGAATTATAGCACAAGCTATAATGAGCATACAGGGAATAAAGGGAGTAGAAATAGGGTTAGGTTTTGAAAGTAGTAGAACATTGGGTTCACAGGTACATGATGAAATATACTACAATGGCCAATATTATAGAAAAACTAATAATGCAGGGGGGATAGAAGCAGGTATTACAAATGGAAATAATATAGTAGTAAGAGCAGCTATGAAGCCAATTCCTACACTGTCAAGACCATTAGATAGCGTTGACATGATTACAAAACAGAATACAAAAGCACAGAAGGAAAGATCTGATGTATGTGCTGTACCTTCTGCAAGTATAGTAGGTGAAAATGTATTAGCATGGGTTTTAGCAAAGGAGTTCGTAAACAAATTTGGAGGAGATAGTATAGAAGAGATGTTGAGTAATTATAAAAGATATATACAATATGTAGATAAAAGGTGA
- a CDS encoding MTH1187 family thiamine-binding protein: MAIAEVTVVPLGTGDTSLSKYVAKCHEVLEESDLKYMLTPMGTIIEGDLDKILSVVAKMHEVPFGEGAERVSTQIKIDDRRDKKSSMEGKIKSVESKLNR; this comes from the coding sequence ATGGCTATAGCAGAGGTTACGGTAGTACCTTTAGGTACAGGGGATACAAGTTTAAGTAAATATGTAGCTAAATGTCATGAAGTTTTAGAGGAAAGCGATTTGAAATATATGTTAACTCCAATGGGAACTATTATAGAAGGAGATTTAGATAAAATCCTTTCTGTTGTAGCAAAAATGCATGAAGTGCCTTTTGGTGAGGGTGCAGAAAGGGTATCAACTCAAATAAAGATTGATGATAGAAGAGATAAAAAATCTAGTATGGAAGGAAAGATTAAATCAGTTGAGAGTAAACTAAACAGATAA
- a CDS encoding flavodoxin family protein has translation MKKILAIMGSPRKNKNTDILLQKVIEGIKIKDVEVNKIDLKDLKFSPCTACGYCEKTGKCIIQDDMQLLYEEFDKSDGIIVASPLYFNTVSSLVKMMIDRCQMFWASKYILNNPSIDVAKERIGMFICTGGAPYSQNQFDACLPVIDLFFKAINTKYCYNLLVANTDKVPVWERIDKLNEGYIMGENYFLKRR, from the coding sequence ATGAAAAAGATATTAGCTATAATGGGGAGTCCTAGAAAAAACAAGAATACTGATATTCTTCTTCAAAAAGTAATAGAAGGAATTAAAATAAAAGATGTAGAAGTAAATAAGATAGATTTAAAAGATTTAAAGTTTTCACCATGTACTGCATGTGGATATTGTGAAAAGACAGGTAAATGCATTATTCAAGATGACATGCAATTACTTTATGAAGAATTTGATAAAAGTGATGGTATAATTGTTGCTTCACCGTTATATTTTAATACTGTCAGCAGTTTAGTTAAAATGATGATTGATAGATGCCAGATGTTTTGGGCAAGTAAATATATTTTGAATAATCCAAGTATAGATGTTGCTAAAGAAAGAATCGGAATGTTCATTTGTACTGGTGGTGCACCATATAGTCAAAATCAGTTTGATGCCTGCTTGCCCGTAATAGATTTATTTTTTAAAGCTATTAATACTAAGTATTGTTATAATTTATTAGTAGCTAATACAGATAAGGTGCCTGTATGGGAAAGAATTGATAAGCTTAATGAAGGTTACATAATGGGCGAGAACTACTTTTTAAAAAGGAGGTGA
- a CDS encoding folate family ECF transporter S component, whose protein sequence is MPSPIKVNTKALVGTALLAAISVVLLGAAIMVPLAGLPALRLSFFEIPIIIAGMLFGPLAGGLCGIIADLLGFLLFPKGAFFPGFTLSAALWGVIPGIIFKFMKSQNKKFNYSIVNVITTLILAAGVINILIANGVLKSQDGTFFIYDSKLTILHIALYLSVVLAFIIVPIIASKKAVIGIYSLDKLSFIVTITYLIISLGLNTYWLSIMFNKGFIYFLPGRIIAGLVVIPLHSTILYILSKTFKYIK, encoded by the coding sequence ATGCCTAGTCCAATAAAAGTAAATACAAAGGCTCTTGTAGGTACTGCATTATTAGCTGCTATAAGTGTTGTTTTATTAGGTGCTGCTATTATGGTCCCTTTAGCAGGGCTTCCAGCTTTACGACTTAGTTTCTTCGAAATACCAATTATAATTGCTGGTATGTTATTTGGTCCTTTAGCTGGAGGGTTATGTGGTATTATAGCAGATTTACTAGGTTTTTTATTATTTCCTAAAGGTGCGTTTTTTCCTGGATTTACTTTGAGTGCAGCTTTATGGGGAGTAATACCTGGTATCATTTTTAAGTTTATGAAGTCTCAAAATAAGAAATTTAACTATAGTATTGTAAATGTAATAACAACATTAATTTTAGCAGCGGGAGTAATAAATATTCTTATTGCTAATGGAGTATTAAAATCACAAGATGGTACATTCTTTATTTATGACAGCAAATTAACGATACTGCATATTGCTTTATATCTAAGTGTAGTATTAGCGTTTATTATTGTGCCTATAATTGCAAGTAAAAAAGCGGTGATTGGCATTTATTCATTAGACAAGCTAAGCTTCATAGTTACAATTACTTATTTAATTATATCATTAGGACTTAATACTTATTGGTTATCTATAATGTTCAACAAAGGATTTATATATTTCTTGCCAGGAAGAATAATTGCAGGTTTAGTTGTTATACCTTTGCATTCCACTATATTATATATTCTGTCAAAGACATTTAAATATATTAAATAA
- a CDS encoding restriction endonuclease, producing MEKRIEISRLNKKIRKVFNNRKIKRYYIEENKKGKTYIAILLDAVLTRILITIIFFGYFLYMTKDLFFSSVLTLQFFILFNLIIYKVNAIKLKKTIKHINEKLAKEKITKDLLNKTPYEFIDYIKMTLEKCAIDDMRIFHQNDIDILGKLNEHTVGIKCFQYTEDNYVDINDIREFFLGLKELDIEEGFVVTTSYFEESVKEFIPKLESHAKIHLIDINEFLKFMKKAELYPRENDIRQIILDKIAERRRKLIEYRKKFLSKGQTTKYILIAVILYLWGRITPYERYYKIVAYVLFGLGIISLGKYFIELFTSGNQEENNYSN from the coding sequence ATGGAAAAAAGAATTGAAATAAGTAGGCTCAATAAAAAAATACGAAAAGTGTTTAATAATAGAAAAATAAAAAGATATTATATTGAAGAAAATAAAAAAGGGAAAACATACATAGCTATTTTATTAGACGCTGTTTTAACAAGAATATTGATAACTATAATTTTTTTTGGATACTTTTTATATATGACAAAAGACCTTTTTTTTAGTTCGGTATTAACTTTACAATTCTTTATATTATTTAATCTGATAATATATAAAGTAAATGCCATAAAGCTTAAGAAAACTATTAAGCATATAAACGAAAAATTAGCTAAAGAGAAGATAACAAAAGATTTATTAAACAAGACTCCATATGAATTTATTGACTATATTAAAATGACTTTGGAAAAGTGTGCTATAGATGATATGAGGATTTTTCATCAAAATGATATAGATATACTAGGTAAACTTAATGAGCATACTGTTGGTATTAAGTGCTTTCAGTATACAGAGGATAATTATGTAGATATAAACGATATACGTGAATTTTTTCTTGGATTAAAAGAATTAGATATTGAGGAAGGTTTTGTTGTAACAACATCTTATTTTGAAGAAAGTGTAAAAGAATTTATTCCAAAGCTAGAAAGTCATGCTAAAATTCATTTAATAGACATAAATGAGTTTCTAAAGTTTATGAAAAAGGCAGAATTGTATCCTAGAGAAAATGATATAAGACAGATAATATTAGATAAAATTGCTGAACGGAGAAGAAAACTAATAGAATATAGAAAGAAATTTTTATCTAAAGGACAGACAACTAAGTATATATTAATAGCAGTAATATTATACTTATGGGGGAGAATAACGCCCTATGAAAGATATTATAAAATTGTGGCTTATGTATTATTTGGATTAGGTATAATTTCATTAGGAAAATATTTTATTGAATTATTTACTTCTGGTAATCAGGAAGAGAACAATTATTCAAATTAA
- a CDS encoding TIGR01906 family membrane protein has protein sequence MTKKIVIIMQVLFIIALPIVLIFTDVQLSTFDLDYYQKKYEEYNIMRKTGIEKDDLMYITEELLDYLRGDREGIKIWANVNGEKEQIFESREIAHLYDVKELFSKGFLTRNISLVILFLSFIFIIIYNRKSLYKTVIISCLIPLGIMLVMGILLATDFYKYFTYFHLILFDNDLWLLDPKTDILIQMYPLSFFNSIAYKIITMFLIELLAILTFGLILKTNRFIKKLNINR, from the coding sequence ATGACAAAGAAAATAGTTATTATAATGCAAGTTTTATTTATTATAGCATTACCTATTGTATTAATATTTACAGATGTACAACTATCAACCTTTGATTTGGATTATTATCAAAAGAAATATGAGGAATATAATATTATGAGGAAAACAGGAATAGAAAAAGATGATTTGATGTATATAACAGAAGAATTATTAGATTATTTAAGAGGTGATAGAGAAGGTATAAAAATATGGGCAAATGTTAATGGGGAGAAAGAACAGATATTTGAAAGTAGAGAAATTGCTCATTTATATGATGTTAAAGAATTATTTTCAAAAGGCTTTCTTACAAGGAATATTTCTTTAGTAATACTTTTTTTATCTTTTATTTTTATAATTATATATAATAGAAAAAGTTTATATAAAACAGTTATTATATCTTGTTTAATACCATTGGGAATTATGCTAGTAATGGGTATTTTATTAGCTACTGATTTTTATAAGTATTTTACATATTTTCATTTGATACTATTTGACAATGATTTGTGGCTATTGGACCCAAAAACCGATATATTAATTCAGATGTATCCCTTAAGCTTTTTTAATAGTATTGCCTATAAAATTATTACTATGTTTTTAATTGAATTATTAGCAATACTTACATTTGGTTTAATACTTAAAACGAATAGATTTATTAAAAAATTAAATATAAATAGATAA
- a CDS encoding DedA family protein: protein MENAIIEFAENLVVNNSIGLMIFFFVSQSLQILFPPYPGDMVLILEGYLSSLGNLPVILIIINAICATFLSSILLYHIGKKEKEKILESKLIKWLFNVKIVSNLRTLFSKYGAAAIIISKFIPGVFSITVLCAGIFQVNKKYAYFAILIITTIHHTVLIMLGKVLQENWRTVFLKLNTYNKYVIVLGVLGIIIYGSMYLLRKKLLN from the coding sequence TTGGAAAATGCAATAATAGAATTTGCTGAAAATCTAGTTGTAAATAACTCAATTGGACTAATGATTTTTTTCTTTGTATCACAATCCTTACAAATTTTATTTCCTCCATACCCAGGTGATATGGTTTTAATATTAGAGGGATATTTATCGAGTTTAGGAAATCTACCAGTGATATTAATTATTATAAATGCTATTTGTGCTACTTTTTTATCGTCAATATTGCTATATCATATAGGAAAAAAGGAAAAAGAAAAAATTCTAGAATCTAAACTTATAAAGTGGTTGTTTAATGTAAAAATAGTTTCCAATTTGAGAACATTGTTTAGTAAATATGGTGCAGCAGCTATTATCATAAGTAAATTTATACCAGGTGTTTTTTCAATTACAGTTTTATGTGCTGGAATATTCCAAGTTAATAAAAAGTATGCATACTTTGCCATATTAATAATTACAACTATACATCATACTGTACTGATAATGTTAGGGAAAGTATTACAAGAAAATTGGAGAACAGTATTCTTGAAATTAAATACATATAATAAATATGTTATTGTTTTAGGTGTCCTGGGTATTATAATATATGGCAGTATGTATTTACTTAGAAAAAAATTGCTTAATTAA
- a CDS encoding alanine racemase gives MTYINELDTPCVIIDLNKLNNNIKDMQRFASKNKVTLRPMIKTHKMPQIANMQIKNGAKGITCAKISEAEVMAKAGIKDIFIAYEIVTEDKIKRLLNLSKKVKLSVAVDSKYGVDMLNKYFKKANNNIDVLIEINTGLNRCGLNNLDEIYSLAEHIMNSSNVYIKGIFTHAGNVYGAKDKNEVNDIGKYEGNFIVKIKEYLETKGIKVDTVSTGSTPTAKISGKIKGVNEIRPGNYVFYDAIQHSLGVIDIGSCSLSVLSTVISKPTEKRAVIDAGSKSLGLDKGAHGISKVKGYGIIKKFSDITIERLSEEHGILSLKNSKIKIGDKVEIVPNHACTVVNLFDYAYLTDGEKILDIFRIEARGMVK, from the coding sequence ATGACTTATATAAATGAATTAGATACACCATGTGTGATAATAGATTTAAATAAATTGAATAATAATATTAAAGACATGCAAAGGTTTGCATCCAAAAATAAAGTAACACTTCGGCCAATGATAAAGACGCACAAAATGCCTCAAATTGCTAATATGCAAATTAAAAATGGAGCTAAAGGTATAACATGTGCTAAAATTAGCGAAGCAGAAGTAATGGCTAAGGCTGGTATTAAGGATATTTTTATAGCATATGAAATAGTAACTGAGGATAAGATTAAAAGATTATTGAATTTAAGTAAAAAAGTAAAGTTATCAGTTGCAGTAGATAGTAAATATGGAGTTGATATGTTAAATAAGTATTTTAAGAAAGCAAATAACAATATTGATGTTTTAATTGAAATTAATACAGGACTAAATAGATGTGGTCTAAACAATTTAGATGAGATTTATAGTCTTGCTGAACATATCATGAATAGTTCTAATGTATATATTAAAGGTATATTTACCCATGCAGGTAATGTATATGGAGCAAAAGATAAAAATGAAGTAAATGACATCGGTAAATACGAGGGTAACTTTATTGTCAAGATCAAAGAATATTTAGAAACAAAGGGTATAAAAGTTGATACTGTAAGTACTGGTTCGACACCAACAGCTAAGATATCAGGTAAAATAAAAGGAGTAAATGAAATAAGGCCAGGAAATTATGTTTTTTATGATGCAATACAACACTCTTTAGGGGTAATAGATATAGGTAGTTGTTCTTTGTCTGTTTTAAGTACGGTAATAAGTAAACCAACAGAAAAAAGAGCAGTTATTGATGCTGGGAGTAAATCATTAGGACTAGATAAGGGAGCTCATGGTATTTCAAAAGTGAAAGGTTACGGTATAATTAAAAAATTTTCAGATATTACAATAGAAAGACTTTCTGAAGAGCATGGAATATTATCTTTAAAAAATTCAAAGATAAAAATAGGAGATAAAGTAGAAATTGTACCTAATCATGCATGTACAGTTGTTAATTTATTTGATTATGCATATCTTACTGATGGTGAGAAAATATTGGATATATTTAGAATAGAAGCAAGGGGAATGGTTAAATAA
- the arcA gene encoding arginine deiminase, whose translation MNNSKGIHVYNEIGKLKTVLLHRPGNEIENLIPKYLKRLLFDDIAYLTQAQKEHDKFSKILTENGVEVLYLTDLINEALIDNKVRKSFIYDFFNEVKITSKNLRNTLMKYLNNMSSTELVRTLISGIKVEAVPSLKNKSLADMVREKVEYPFYLDPIPNLYFQRDPFASIGSGISLNVMSTPTRRRETLFAHYIFKYHPRFKEVIKWYERTYEFPIEGGDILVLSPKILAIGISQRTTPEAIEIIASRLFKSNESFETVLAFDIPRTRAYMHLDTVFTMVDYEQFTIHPGIEKPLNVYSIRKSNKNDLYIKFEQSKLSDILKKYLNLSEVNLIRCGGGDYIAAGREQWSDGSNTLAISPGVVVCYDRNYVTNQVLRQNGIKVLEIPSYELSRGRGGPRCMSMPIIREDI comes from the coding sequence ATGAATAATTCAAAAGGAATCCATGTATATAATGAAATTGGAAAACTAAAAACTGTTTTACTTCATAGACCAGGAAATGAGATTGAAAATCTTATCCCTAAATATCTGAAAAGGCTTTTATTTGACGATATAGCTTATTTAACACAAGCACAAAAAGAGCATGATAAATTTTCAAAGATTCTAACTGAAAATGGTGTAGAAGTACTATATCTTACCGATTTAATAAATGAAGCATTGATAGATAATAAAGTAAGAAAAAGCTTTATATACGACTTCTTTAACGAAGTAAAAATTACTTCTAAAAATCTTAGAAATACATTAATGAAATATTTAAATAATATGTCGTCTACTGAGCTAGTTAGAACTCTTATTTCCGGAATCAAGGTTGAGGCTGTTCCTTCTTTAAAAAACAAAAGTCTTGCTGATATGGTTAGAGAAAAAGTCGAGTATCCTTTTTATTTAGACCCTATACCAAACCTATACTTTCAACGTGACCCATTTGCTTCTATAGGTTCAGGAATTTCTTTAAATGTAATGTCGACTCCTACTCGAAGAAGAGAAACTTTGTTTGCACATTACATATTCAAATATCATCCAAGGTTCAAAGAAGTTATTAAATGGTATGAAAGAACTTATGAATTTCCAATTGAAGGTGGAGATATATTAGTTTTATCCCCTAAAATCTTAGCAATAGGTATTAGTCAAAGGACAACTCCTGAAGCTATTGAAATAATAGCATCTCGATTATTTAAAAGCAATGAAAGTTTTGAAACAGTTCTCGCTTTTGATATCCCTAGGACAAGAGCATACATGCATCTTGATACTGTATTTACCATGGTTGACTATGAACAATTTACAATTCATCCCGGTATTGAGAAGCCTTTAAACGTATATAGTATTAGAAAATCTAATAAAAACGATTTATATATTAAATTTGAACAATCAAAGTTATCTGATATATTAAAAAAATATCTTAACTTATCTGAAGTTAACTTAATAAGGTGTGGAGGTGGAGATTATATAGCCGCTGGTAGAGAACAATGGAGCGATGGCTCTAATACACTTGCAATCTCTCCTGGAGTTGTAGTCTGCTATGACAGAAACTATGTTACTAACCAAGTTTTAAGACAAAATGGGATTAAAGTATTAGAAATACCATCCTATGAGTTATCGCGTGGTAGAGGTGGACCTAGATGTATGAGTATGCCAATAATTAGAGAGGATATATAA
- a CDS encoding flavin reductase family protein: MAKVKVNPTTMLYPVPAAMITCSNSKGDNNIITIAWIGTVCSNPPMLSISVRPQRHSFDMIMETKEFVVNLTDEKLVYETDYCGVHSGRNFNKFEELNLTPVKADVVNAPLIDECPVNLECKVKFVENLGSHHIFIAEIVAIHINEELFEDDKVDLTKANLISYVKGNYRKIGEIIDSGGCSIKKNK, translated from the coding sequence ATGGCAAAAGTTAAAGTTAATCCTACTACAATGTTATACCCTGTTCCTGCTGCAATGATTACTTGTTCAAATTCAAAGGGTGATAATAATATAATAACTATAGCTTGGATTGGAACAGTTTGCTCTAACCCTCCAATGCTTTCTATATCAGTTAGACCCCAAAGACATTCCTTTGACATGATAATGGAAACTAAAGAATTCGTAGTCAACTTGACAGACGAAAAACTAGTATATGAAACAGATTACTGCGGTGTTCACTCTGGTAGAAATTTTAATAAATTTGAAGAACTTAACTTAACCCCAGTAAAAGCAGATGTTGTCAATGCTCCACTAATTGATGAATGTCCGGTAAATCTCGAATGTAAGGTTAAATTTGTTGAAAATTTAGGTTCTCACCATATATTTATCGCAGAAATTGTAGCTATTCATATAAACGAAGAGTTATTTGAAGATGATAAGGTTGATTTGACTAAAGCAAATCTTATATCCTATGTTAAAGGTAATTACCGCAAAATAGGTGAAATCATAGACAGTGGTGGATGCTCAATAAAAAAGAATAAATAG